From Vibrio artabrorum, a single genomic window includes:
- a CDS encoding DUF1538 domain-containing protein, whose product MISVQQFIETFLGTVMDVIPIGVIIFGFQLAVLRKPVNNLAKVLVGFFYVILGLSLFLMGLELALFPLGETMAMQLTEPSFLTEFKVSSGLALIWVDYYWVYLFAFCIGFSTTIAEPSLIAVAMKANQVSGGSISVNGLRIAVALGVAIGISLGSYRIVAGDPIHYYIIVGYIIVVIQTFYAPKMIIPLAYDSGGVTTSTVTVPLVTALGLGLASTVPGRNPVIDGFGLIAFASLFPIISVMGYAQITLWLNRTQSSKESKDAL is encoded by the coding sequence ATGATCAGTGTCCAGCAGTTTATAGAGACTTTTCTTGGAACCGTTATGGACGTCATTCCGATTGGGGTCATTATTTTTGGTTTTCAGTTAGCGGTATTGCGTAAGCCTGTTAATAACCTAGCCAAGGTACTTGTCGGTTTCTTTTACGTCATTTTGGGTTTGTCGCTCTTTTTGATGGGATTGGAGCTCGCTTTGTTTCCTTTAGGGGAGACGATGGCAATGCAGCTCACTGAACCCAGTTTTTTAACCGAATTTAAGGTCAGCTCAGGTCTTGCATTGATTTGGGTTGATTATTATTGGGTCTATCTCTTTGCGTTTTGTATTGGTTTCAGTACCACGATAGCCGAGCCTTCTCTGATTGCGGTGGCGATGAAGGCGAATCAAGTGTCCGGTGGCAGTATCAGCGTTAACGGGCTGCGAATTGCCGTGGCGTTAGGTGTCGCTATCGGTATCTCACTGGGCAGTTATCGTATCGTTGCCGGAGATCCTATCCATTACTACATTATTGTTGGCTACATCATTGTTGTGATTCAAACCTTCTATGCACCCAAAATGATTATTCCATTAGCTTACGATTCTGGTGGCGTGACCACCTCAACGGTGACGGTTCCTTTAGTCACGGCACTTGGGCTGGGGTTAGCGTCAACGGTACCGGGAAGAAACCCAGTAATAGATGGCTTCGGGTTGATTGCTTTCGCAAGCTTGTTTCCCATTATATCCGTGATGGGTTATGCCCAAATAACACTCTGGCTAAACCGAACACAATCCTCAAAGGAGAGCAAAGATGCGCTTTAA
- a CDS encoding DUF1538 domain-containing protein yields MTAVFALFRAMLGSLRDLLPIVAVIAFFQLAVLQEPLPHLLSILTGLVLVVFGLTFFIYGLEMGLFPVGESMAQAFACKGSVFWLLSFAFCLGFGTTIAEPALTAVAAEAAQVAAEGGVIPHSLAEMEQYADGLRFTVALSVGIAILLGVLRILKGWPIQYMIIGGYIGVVVLTAFAPENIIGIAYDSGGVTTSTITVPLVTALGVGLASAIKGRNPMIDGFGLIAFASLLPMMFVMVYGMVVT; encoded by the coding sequence ATGACGGCCGTGTTTGCTTTGTTTCGAGCCATGTTAGGTAGCTTAAGGGATCTTTTACCGATTGTTGCGGTGATAGCTTTCTTCCAACTTGCCGTTTTGCAGGAGCCTCTTCCTCATCTTTTGTCGATTTTAACGGGGTTAGTGCTGGTGGTTTTTGGACTGACTTTCTTTATCTATGGTCTTGAAATGGGGTTGTTTCCTGTCGGTGAATCGATGGCTCAAGCTTTTGCTTGTAAGGGGAGTGTGTTCTGGTTATTGAGCTTCGCTTTTTGTTTGGGGTTTGGCACGACCATTGCCGAACCTGCGTTGACAGCGGTGGCCGCCGAGGCTGCTCAAGTGGCTGCAGAGGGGGGAGTGATCCCTCACTCTTTAGCTGAAATGGAGCAGTATGCCGATGGTCTGCGATTCACAGTGGCGTTATCGGTTGGTATTGCCATTCTGCTTGGTGTATTGCGAATCCTTAAAGGTTGGCCAATTCAGTACATGATTATTGGAGGCTATATCGGTGTCGTGGTGCTGACGGCTTTTGCACCTGAAAATATCATCGGCATTGCGTATGATTCTGGAGGTGTGACAACTTCAACCATCACCGTGCCACTTGTTACGGCTTTAGGGGTTGGTTTAGCCTCAGCAATAAAGGGGCGTAACCCTATGATTGACGGGTTTGGGTTGATCGCCTTTGCGTCATTGTTACCGATGATGTTTGTCATGGTGTACGGAATGGTGGTGACATGA
- a CDS encoding TIGR01777 family oxidoreductase, with translation MKILLTGGTGFIGSELIKSWNTDDVTLLTRSPEKAKQSLNHLNQNNLHYIQSLDTLVDLNDFDAVINLAGEPIADKRWSTEQKERICNSRWHITEKLVKLIQASTNPPKTFISGSAIGYYGDQQQRPFDESLKVEDDSFPHKVCAHWEDIAKHAQSDHTRVILLRTGIVLGKNGGALKKMLMPYKLGVGGPLGSGEQYMPWIHMLDMVRAINHLLSFPHAQGEFNLCAPHPVTNKQFSRTLAKQLRRPHVLFTPRWAMSILMGESACLLFDSIRSKPKKLTEMGFIFSYSRIEPALKNLLQHQD, from the coding sequence ATGAAGATATTATTAACGGGTGGGACTGGATTTATTGGCTCAGAATTGATCAAGAGTTGGAACACTGACGACGTAACATTACTGACACGGAGCCCTGAAAAAGCAAAGCAAAGCCTTAATCACCTCAACCAGAATAATCTTCACTACATCCAGTCTCTTGATACGTTAGTTGATCTCAATGATTTCGATGCCGTCATCAACCTTGCGGGTGAACCGATTGCCGACAAGCGTTGGAGCACTGAACAAAAAGAGAGGATCTGCAACAGTCGTTGGCACATTACAGAAAAACTTGTCAAGTTAATCCAGGCAAGTACAAACCCGCCAAAGACCTTTATCAGCGGCTCAGCCATCGGATACTATGGCGATCAACAGCAACGTCCATTTGACGAATCATTGAAAGTAGAAGATGACAGTTTTCCTCACAAAGTCTGCGCTCACTGGGAAGACATTGCTAAACACGCTCAATCAGACCACACTCGTGTGATTTTGCTCCGAACAGGCATTGTTCTTGGTAAAAATGGCGGAGCATTAAAAAAAATGTTGATGCCCTATAAACTGGGAGTCGGTGGCCCACTCGGTTCAGGGGAGCAGTACATGCCTTGGATCCACATGCTAGATATGGTGAGAGCCATCAACCACTTATTGTCGTTCCCTCACGCCCAAGGAGAGTTCAATCTATGTGCTCCACATCCTGTCACCAACAAACAATTTAGTCGCACATTAGCCAAACAGTTGCGACGCCCCCATGTTCTTTTCACTCCCCGATGGGCAATGTCGATACTCATGGGAGAGTCAGCTTGTCTATTGTTCGACAGCATTCGCTCCAAACCAAAGAAATTGACTGAAATGGGGTTTATATTCAGTTACTCAAGAATCGAGCCCGCCCTAAAAAACTTGTTACAACATCAAGACTAA